The proteins below are encoded in one region of Helianthus annuus cultivar XRQ/B chromosome 2, HanXRQr2.0-SUNRISE, whole genome shotgun sequence:
- the LOC110887214 gene encoding 3-beta-hydroxylase-like, giving the protein MHVLQLNKRVQSFRQVREQETHVIIDEIGKSCGSVVDLGELLNLLTNNVICRVVLGRTYASKKFNDLLVRFTYLIGCFSVGNYIPWLSWVDRVSGLEARTKKVAKEFDEFLEGVLEDHTYKNTMMDGEGNRNDKGQDLLDILLDLEIESNTSFMHRDATKAGIMDLFAAGTDTASTSIEWAISELIRHPRVMKKLQKEVTEIAHGKPMITEDD; this is encoded by the exons ATGCATGTGCTACAACTTAATAAGCGAGTTCAATCATTTCGACAAGTGAGGGAACAAGAAACCCATGTTATAATCGATGAAATTGGTAAAAGTTGTGGATCGGTGGTTGATTTAGGGGAGTTGCTAAATTTGCTTACAAATAATGTAATTTGTAGGGTGGTATTAGGGAGAACATATGCAAGTAAAAAGTTTAATGACTTGTTGGTAAGGTTTACGTATCTTATTGGTTGTTTTTCAGTCGGGAACTATATTCCGTGGTTGTCATGGGTGGATCGTGTGAGCGGTTTAGAGGCAAGAACAAAGAAGGTTGCTAAAGAATTTGACGAGTTTCTTGAGGGTGTTCTTGAAGACCATACATATAAGAACACAATGATGGATGGAGAGGGAAATCGAAATGACAAAGGTCAAGATTTACTTGACATATTGCTAGATCTTGAGATAGAGTCCAACACCAGCTTTATGCATAGGGATGCCACTAAAGCTGGCATCATG GACTTATTTGCTGCTGGAACTGATACTGCATCCACATCCATCGAGTGGGCAATTAGTGAGCTAATAAGACATCCAAGAGTTATGAAAAAGTTACAGAAAGAAGTGACAGAAATAGCTCATGGAAAACCCATGATTACCGAGGATGATTAG